From Methylovorus glucosotrophus:
CGCCTTGATCTGCCCCTTGATTTCGTGGTCATTACTGTCGCCGGCACCAATGGCAAAGGATCCACCTGCGCCATGCTGGAGCAGGTCTATCTGCAGGCAGGCTATCGCGTAGGCTGTTATACATCCCCCCACATTCTGCGGTACAACGAGCGGGTTCGCATCATGGGCCGTGAGGCTGCGGATGCGGATCTTTGTGCTGCATTTGCCCGCGTTGAAGAGGCTCGTGGCGACACGGCATTGACGTACTTCGAGTTTGGTACCCTGGCCGCCTTGTGCTGTTTTTGTCAGCATGCACTGGATGTCGTGATTCTTGAAGTTGGTCTGGGCGGACGGCTTGATGCCGTGAATGTTGTCGATGCCGATGTTGCCATCGTTACCAGTATTGATCTGGATCATATGGATTATCTCGGCGATAACCGGGAAAGCATCGGTTTCGAGAAAGCTGGCGTCTATCGTGCTGGCCGTGCCGCCATTTGTGCAGATGCATCTCCGCCAGCAACCTTGCTGAAACACGCCGAGACCATCCAGGCTGAACTGCTCTGTATTCATCGTGATTTTCACTACCAGGTGCAATCTGGGCGCTGGCATTACCAGTGGGCGGATTTCACCTTGCATGACTTGCCTTTGCCAGCATTGGCAGGGGATTTTCAGCTTTCCAATGCTTCCGCTGTATTGACGGCGATTCAATCGCTGCATGACAAACTGCCGGTGAATGCTGAGGCAATTCACGCCGGCTTGCAGCATGTGAATCTCGCTGGGCGCTTTGACGTGCGACAGTCTGCACCCAGTGTCATTCTCGATGTGGCGCATAACCCTCATGCGGCTACTGCGCTGGCCTCCAACCTGAATGCACAGGCGAATGCCGGTCGAACCCTGGCGGTTTTTGCCATGCTGGCGGATAAGGATATCCCCGGTGTAGTAGCGGCCGTACACGCCACGGTGCATGCCTGGTATCTGGCAGATATTCCTCAGATTCGGGGTGCCAAAGCCATTCAACTGCAAGAAGCCGTGACCGAAATTGACCCCGACGTTCCTGTGCATGTATACCGAACGGTGGCAGAAGCCTACAGGCAAGCCTGTATAGATGCAGGCGAAAATGATAGAATTATTGTATTCGGATCATTTTTCACCGTGGCTGATGTCATGCAGCTTTTACCCGCGTCACCTGATAACCACTAGGATGTTTTACCCATGGCCTCTGATAATTTGAACGAGCAGGAAATTCAATTCAAGAAGCGTGCTCGTAGACGGCTGGTTGGTGCAGTTGCGCTCGTATTGCTGATGGTAACGGTCTTGCCCATGCTGCTTGATGATCGTGCCAGCAAGGCTCCACAACAAGAAATTGCCATTTCCATTCCTAGCCAGGATAGCGAATTTAACTCCAAGATTGTTCCGGTCAAGCCCGAAGCCACGGCGACTACCGAGCAATCCGGCTCTGCCATTCCAGAAGATCAACCCGTTACTGAACCTGAATCAACGGGCGAAATTGCACCGCTGTCCCCACCTATTGAGTCGCGTGCCGAGCCTGTTGCCCCAGCCAAGCCTGCAGCAGCCAAGCCTGCGGCTACTCCATCTCCTGTTAAAACAGCGCCTTCGACTGCAGTGGCAAAACCTTCCGAAGCCGTCAAACCTGCTGAAACCAAGCCTGCAGAAAGCAAACCCGTTGCCGCAGAGGTTGCGAGAAAAGATTCCTCTGAAAAAGTCGCAGGCTTTCTGGTGCAAGTCGGTGTGTTCTCCGATCCCGATAACGTGAAGCAGCTGCAACAGAAGCTGGCAGGCCTGGGCATTAAATCCAATACTGAAAAGCTGGATACCCCTAAAGGCCCTAAAATCCGGTTGCGCAGCCAGCTATATTCCACTCGTCCACAAGCCGAGCAGGCGCTGGACAAGATCAAGGGTGCAGGGTTGACCGGCATGGTGGTCACCAGCAAGTGAGGGGTTATCCCTTATGACAGTATTTGACTATGCCGTGCTCGGCATACTGGGGCTTTCGGTATTATTGAGCGTCATGCGCGGTTTTGTACGGGAAGTTCTGGCCCTGGCTGGTTGGGTAGCTGCTTTTTTCGTTGCCAAGCTTTACACCATGGAGCTGGCACCCTTATTACCTGAGGCAATTCCGTCAGAGGCCTTGCGTTTTCTGGCAGCGTTCCTCATATTGTTTTTAGCTACCTTGCTGTTATGCAGCCTGCTGGCTATTGTGCTGGGGCAATTATTCAAGACAGTCGGCCTCGGGTGGCTGGATCGCGCACTTGGCGCGGTATTTGGTTTGTTACGTGGTGTGCTGATATTGCTCGTGCTGGTTTTTCTGGCCGGCCTGACCAGCGTGCCCAAGGATGAAAGGTGGCGCAATGCGATGTTCAGTGCGCCATTGGAAGCCATGGTGGTCAGCTTGTTGCCATGGCTTCCGCAAGATATTACTAAGCATGTCAAGTACGATTGAAGAACCATTTGCGGTATACACAGTCGTACGCGCTTCATCGGAATTCTCGTTTTTTTAAGGTGCTCACTCCATGTGTGGAATCATAGGCGTTGTCGGTAAAAACCCGGTCAATCAGTTGCTTTACGACGGATTGCTGGTTCTGCAACACCGCGGGCAGGATGCGGCGGGTATTGTCACTTGCGATGGCAATACGTTCTACATGCACAAGAATAACGGCCTGGTGCAGGATGTTTTCCAGACGCGCCACATGCGCAGCCTGCAAGGCAATGCCGGTATCGCCCATGTGCGCTACCCCACGGCGGGTTCTTCATCAGCCGCCGAAGCCCAGCCTTTCTATGTGAACTCTCCTTTTGGCATCGTGCTGGGTCACAACGGTAACCTGACCAACTCCACGCAGCTGAAGGAAGAAATGTTCCGTCAGGATCTGCGCCACATCAACACGAGTTCCGATTCCGAAGTGCTGCTGAACGTGCTCGCTCATGAAATTGAGCACACCGCGCATAGCGCAGTGCTGAACAGTGACATGATCTTTGAAGCGGTCGCTGGCGTGCACAAGCGTTGCCTAGGTGCGTATGCCGTCGTGGCAATGGTGGCCAACTTTGGCCTGCTGGCTTTCCGTGATCCCAATGGGATTCGGCCTCTGGTCATCGGCAAGTCCGAAACAGAGAAGGGCGTTGAATACATCGTCGCTTCTGAAAGTGTGGCGCTGGATGTGCTGGGTTTCAAACTGGTACGCGATGTTGAGCCGGGCGAGGCTATTTTCATTGATATGGATGGCAATTTCTTCTCCCGCCAATGTGCTGAAAAGCCCAAACTCTCCCCTTGTATTTTTGAATATGTGTATCTGGCACGTCCTGACTCTGTTATCGACAAGGTATCTGTCTACCAGACTCGTCTGCATATGGGCGTTAGCCTTGCCAAGAAAATCGCCAAGGAGTGGGGTGATCTGCATATTGACGTGGTAATTCCTATCCCCGATACCAGTCGGCCCAGTGCCCTGCAATTGGCGAATGCCTTGAATCTCACCTACAGAGAAGGCTTTATCAAGAATCGCTATATTGGCCGTACCTTTATCATGCCAGGTCAGGCATTGCGCAAAAAATCCGTACGCCAGAAGCTGAATCCGATCGGCATGGAGTTCAAGGGCAAGAATGTATTGCTTGTGGATGACTCCATTGTGCGTGGCACCACCTCCAAGCAGATCGTGCAGATGGCCCGCGATGCAGGTGCCAATAAAGTGTATTTTGCCTCTGCTGCACCACCTGTACGTTTCCCTAACGTCTATGGCATTGATATGCCGACCCGCGATGAATTGCTAGCCACTGGCCGTACCGATCAGCAGATCTGCGAAGAAATTGGTGCGGATGCCTTGATTTATCAGGATCTGGATGCGCTGATTGAAGCCGTCCAATTAAGCAATCCGGACATCAAGATGTTTGATTGCTCCTGTTTTGATGGGAATTATGTCACTGGCGATATCGACGAAACGTACCTCAATAACGTTGAAAGTGCGCGTGGCGATAAGCTGGGTCACAAGAAGCCTGCTAACTCCAGCACCCAGTTGGACCTCAATCTGGTGACTATCAAGGAATACGAGGAAGCTGTATAGACATGAACCTGACAGCGGTGTTGGCCTTGACCACTACCGCTTGCAGGCATATCATGAACTTGCGCCGATTTGAGCTTAATTCATTTAACTCAGCTTGCGGGCGCCTTATAAATTCAGCTAAAGCGAGTGCATAAACCCGTTTTAGCGCCAGCTATCACGGGTTTTTTTATGCTCGGCGCTGGTTTGTTCTTGGCGTAGAAAGGAAATAACAATGACACAAGATTGGCATGCAGAAACCTTGGGGGTGCGTGCAGGCAGCGAGCACACGGAATTTGGTGAGAACTCCGAGGCTATATTTCTTACTTCCAGCTTTGTTTTTGAAAATGCAGCCCAGGCGGCTGCACGCTTTGGTGGGCAAGAGCCAGGCAATATCTATTCGCGGTTTACCAACCCCACCGTCACCATGTTTCAGAACAAGCTGGCAGCGCTGGAAGGCGCGGAGTTATGCGTAGCTACCTCGTCTGGCATGGCCGCTATTCTGGCAACCGTGATGGGCTTATGCTCGGCGGGCGATCATGTCGTAGCATCGCGCAGCATTTTTGGTACTTCGGTGCAATTGTTCAGCAATATCCTCAAACGCTGGGGGCTGGAGACTACCTTCGTTTCGCTGACCGAGCCGGATGAATGGCGTGCTGCCGTCAAGCCAAACACCAAATTGTTTTTTGTGGAAACGCCGTCTAACCCACTGACGGAAGTGTGCGACATTACTCTGCTGGCCGGGATCGCCCATGAAGCCGGAGCCTTGCTGGCCGTGGACAATTGTTTCTGCACGCCTGCCTTGCAGAAGCCTTTGGCGCTTGGGGCTGATATCGTGATTCACTCTGCTACCAAATACATAGACGGGCAGGGGCGTTGCTTGGGCGGTGCTGTGTTGGGGCGCCGTGATGTGCTGGAGCCGGTATATGGCTTCCTGCGTACCGCCGGTCCGACCATGAGTGCATTTAATGCCTGGGTATTTCTGAAAGGCCTGGAGACGCTGCATGTGCGCATGGCCGCCCACGTGCAAAATGCCCTGGCCCTCGCCACCTGGCTGGAGCAGCAACCGGCGGTTGCCCGGGTGTACTACCCTGGTCTGCCGTCGCATCCGCAGCATGCGCTGGCCATGCGCCAGCAAAGCGGTGGTGGTGCTATCGTGTCATTTGAACTCAAAGGTGGCAAGGATGCCGCCTGGGGCTTGATTGATGCTACCCGCCTAATTTCCATTACGGCCAACCTGGGGGATGCAAAAAGCACGATTACGCATCCTGCGACCACGACACACAGTCGCGTGAGTCCGGAAGCGCGCGCTGCCGCAGGCATTGGCGATGGACTGGTACGCATTGCCGTAGGTCTGGAACACATTGAGGACTTGAAGGCAGATCTTCTATTGCTAACGCGCTAGTCGGCGTGAATATTGGCAGATAGCCATATTGGCCCAGCACTTTTTTAATTGCCGTTAGTCACACAGTCGTAGGTTGGTATCCAATAACAATATGGGAGTCATTAGCATGAGTTTGAAAGACGAATATTTGGAAAAGCTGAAGCTGCAACTGGATGAGTGGTCAGCCGATATTGATGTGCTGGAAGCTAAGGCCCGCAAGGCTGAAGCGGAATTGCGGATCAAATATGAGCAGCAGATCGAGGCCTTGAAGGCAAAGCGTGAGGAAGCCAAGATCCGCGTTGGCGAGGTCAAGGAGTCCGCAGGCGAAGCTTGGCAGGAGCTGAAGAAGGGTGGCGATGCGGCATGGGAAAACATACGCAAAGCCTTTGAAGAAGCGCGCAAGAAGTTTTGAGGCAAGTCATTCCACGTTTAACTAGAAGAAAGGAATCCACATGAAATCCTCTGTCGTAGTTGGTCTGATATTGATTGCCTTGGGTGTAGCGGCGCTGGTGTATAAAAACATCAGCTACTCGTCCGAGGAGACCGTGATGCAGATTGGCCCCGTGAAGGCCACGGCTGAAACTGAAAAGAATATCCCCATCCCGAATGTGCTGGGTATTGTGGCGATAGTGGCTGGCGTCGTGGTGATTGCGGTAGGTGGTCGCGGCAAATAAGCTGCAGGGTTCTGTATCTTCAGGATGTGAAAAGCAAAAAGGGGCGGTTGCCCCTTTTTGCTTTTATGGCGGGCAGAGTATCTGCCCGATAGTGTTGCCGTGCTTTAGAGCGAAGCGGCGTTATCGGCCAGATATTTGGCGACGCCTTCAGGAGAAGCGTCCATGCCTGCCTTGCCTTTTTTCCAGCCGGCAGGGCAGACTTCGCCATGCTCTTCAAAGAATTGCAGCGCATCGGCAATGCGCAGTGTTTCATCAATATCACGGCCCAGAGGCAGGTCGTTCACTACCTGATTCACTACAATACCTTGCTTGTTGATGAGGAAGGTGCCGCGGTAAGCCACGCCACCGTCAGCCTCTACGTCGTAAGCCTTGGCGATTTCATGCTTGATATCCGCGACCATGGGGTAGCCAACCTTGCCAATGCCGCCTTTTTCCACTGGGGTATTTTTCCATGCCAGATGGGTGAAGTGAGAGTCGATGGAAACACCGATCACTTCAATACCACGTTTCTTGAATTCATCCAGACGGTGATCAAACGCAATCAGTTCGGAAGGGCAAACAAAGGTGAAGTCCAGAGGCCAGAAGAAGATGACCGCGGCCTTGCCCTTGATGTAGCTTGCCAGATTGAAGTCTTCTTTGATCGTATTGTCACCGAGCACGGCAGCAGCAGTAAAATCGGGGGCGGGTTTGCCAACAAGTACGGCCATATTGATCTCCTTTTTGATGAGTAAATAAAAAATTCTAACAGCGTGCCAGACTACACCGCAAATGAAGAATTGGATAGCGCCATCACCTTCTGCAGCAATGGCCGGATGCTGTGATGGACGCGGCTTAAAGAGGCATGCCCTGCGTGGCTTATCGTGTTAAAATCGGGGTCTTTACAGCCACTTTACGCCGATAGCCCACATGGATCAGTTCGCAAAAGAAACCCTCCCTATCAGCCTCGAAGACGAGATGCGCCGTTCCTACCTCGATTACGCCATGAGCGTGATCGTGGGACGTGCACTACCAGACGTTCGTGATGGCCTGAAGCCCGTGCACCGTCGTGTGCTTTTTGCCATGCACGAGCTGAGTAACGACTGGAATCGTCCTTATAAAAAGTCTGCCCGTATCGTCGGCGACGTCATCGGTAAATACCACCCTCACGGGGATACTGCCGTGTACGACACTATCGTGCGTATGGCCCAGGATTTCTCCTTGCGCTACATGCTGGTCGATGGTCAGGGTAACTTTGGTTCGGTGGATGGCGATAATGCCGCGGCCATGCGGTACACCGAAATCCGGATGGCGAAGATTGCGCATGAACTGCTTGCCGATATCGACAAGGAAACCGTCGACTTTGGCCCCAACTACGATGGCTCTGAGCACGAACCGCTCATCATGCCAGCGCGTATTCCGAATCTGCTGATCAATGGCAGCTCCGGTATTGCCGTGGGTATGGCAACCAATATTCCGCCGCATAACCTCAATGAAGTGGTCGATGCCTGTCTGGTCTTGCTGAAAAATCCAGAAACCACGGTGGATGAGCTGATTGACATCATCCCCGCGCCGGATTTTCCTACCGCAGGCATTATCTACGGCACGCTGGGTGTCAAGGAAGGCTACCGTACAGGCCGTGGCCGTGTGGTCATGCGCGGCCGCACCCATGTGGAAGACATGGAAAAGGGCAACCGTCAGGCGCTGATCATTGATGAACTGCCTTACCAGGTCAATAAAAAGACCCTGATCGAAAAAATTGCCGAGCTGGTCAACGACAAGAAGATTGAAGGCATTTCCGATCTGCGTGACGAGTCTGACAAGTCCGGCATGCGCGTGGTAATCGAGCTCAAGCGCGGCGAGGTTCCGGAAGTTATCCTGAACAATCTGTACAAGCAGACCCAACTGCAAGACACCTTCGGCATGAATATGGTGGCATTGCTGGATGGTCAGCCACGCCTGCTGAATCTGAAGCAGATGCTGGAAGCCTTCTTGCGCCATCGTCGCGAGGTCATTACCCGCCGTACCGTTTACGAACTGCGCAAGGCACGCGAGCGCGGCCATGTGCTGGAAGGCCTTGCCGTCGCACTGGCCAACGTGGATGAAATGATTGCCTTGATCAAGGCTGCGCCTACGCCGCCAGAAGCCAAGAAGTCACTGATGGCTCGCACCTGGGTTTCGCCTGTGGTGGAGGAGATGCTGAAGCGTGCCGCCATGGAAGCTTCGCGCCCTGATGGCTTGTCGGTCGACTTTGGCATGACACCGAATGGCTATCGCTTGTCGGATGTCCAAGCCCAGGAAATCCTGCAGATGCGTCTGCAACGCCTGACTGGTCTGGAGCAGGACAAGATCGTCAATGAATACAAGGAGGTGATGGATGTCATCGCTGACTTGCTCGATATCCTGGCCAAGCCCGAGCGTGTGACGCAAATGATCGTGGATGAACTGGCCGCTATCCGCCAGCAGTTCGGCGATGAGCGCCGCAGCGAGATTGTGCACAACGCACAGGATTTATCGCTGGAAGACCTGATCACCCCGCAGGATGTGGTGGTGACACTGTCGCATACAGGTTATGTGAAGTCGCAACCGCTGGATGAGTATCGTGCCCAGCGCCGTGGTGGTCGTGGCAAGCAGGCCACCGCTACCAAGGAAGACGATTTCATCGACAAGATGTTCGTGGCCAATACTCACGATTACATTCTGTGCTTCTCCAGCCGTGGTCGCGTTTACTGGCTCAAGGTTTACGAAGTGCCTCAAGGCAGCCGCATCAGCCGTGGCAAGCCTATCGTTAACCTGTTCCCACTGGAAGATGGCGAGAAGATCAATGCCATCCTGCCCGTGAAAGAGTTCGACGAAAATCACTTTATCTTCATGGCAACGGCCCAGGGTACTGTGAAAAAGACCGCACTGGTCGAGTTCTCCAACCCGCGTCGCGCTGGCATTATCGCCATCAACCTGGATGACGGTGACTACCTGATTGGCGCTGAGGTGACCAATGGTGCCAACGACATCGTGCTGGTATCCAATGGCGGCAAGGCGGTATGGTTCGACGAAGAGGATGTACGCGCCATGGGCCGCAACACGCGTGGCGTGCGCGGCATGAAGCTGATGGCCAAGCAGCGCGTGATCTCGCTGCTGATTGCCGAGGATGACAAGCAAACGGTACTGGTCGCCACTGAAAACGGTTACGGCAAACGTACTGTGCTGTCCGACTTCCGTCACTCTGGTCGCGGCACGCAGGGTGTCAAGGCCATTGCTACCAGCGAGCGCAATGGCAGCGTAGTCGCTGCGCGTCTGGTAAGTGATGAAGATGAAATCATGCTCATCACCACTGGTGGTGTGCTGATCCGTACCCGCGTCAAGGAAATCCGTGAGCTGGGCCGTGCCACCCAAGGCGTCACCCTGATCAATCTGGGTGAAAATGAAAAACTGTCTGGCCTCGAAAAAGTGGTCGAGACTGATGATGCCGATGAATAACTAAAAAGTTGGGGGCAGGGAATGACGCAGATCTATAATTTTTCGGCAGGGCCTGCGGTATTGCCCAAGGAAGTGCTGCAGCAGGCCGCAGCTGAAATGCTGGACTGGCACGGTTCCGGCATGTCCGTCATGGAAATGTCGCACCGCGGCAAGGAATTCATGTCCATCGCGGCGGAAGCGGAAGCAGATTTACGGGAATTGCTGGCCATCCCTGCCAATTACAAGGTGCTGTTTTTGCAGGGCGGGGCGCATGCGCAGTTCACCATGATCCCGCTCAATCTGTTGAGAAACAAGAAAGCGGCAGATTACATCGACACTGGCATCTGGTCGCAAAAAGCCATTGCAGAAGCTCGCAAGTATTGCGAGGTCAATGTGGCGGCTTCTTCGGCTGACCATAATTACACCTATGCCCCCGAGCAGAGTGCGTGGAAGCTGGATCCGGATGCGGCTTATGTGCATTACACCTCCAATGAAACCATTGGCGGCGTTGAAATATTCTGGACTCCCGAGACCGGAGATGTCCCTCTCGTTTGCGATATGTCGTCGCATATTCTTTCCCGCCCGATTGATGTCAGCCGCTATGGCCTGATCTATGCGGGCGCACAAAAAAACATCGGACCTGCCGGATTAACCATTGTCATCGTCCGCGAAGACCTGATTGGCGAGACCTTGCCTGGCACGCCAACGATGTTGGACTACAAGATTCACGCCGATAATGACTCCATGTACAACACGCCACCTACCTATGGCATTTACATAGCGGGTCTGGTGTTCAAATGGCTGAAAGCCAATGGTGGCCTGGCGGCCATGGAACAGCTCAATATTCGCAAGGCTGCCATGCTGTACGATTACATCGCCAGTTCCAGCCTTTATGTTTCACCGATTGCGCCTGACAACCGCTCGCGCATGAACGTGCCATTCACTCTGCGCAACACTGCCCTGGATGCGGAATTTCTCAAGCAGGCGCAGCAGCGCGGCCTGTTACAGCTGAAGGGCCACAAGCTGGTTGGTGGCATGCGGGCGTCGATATACAACGCTATGCCCATCGAAGGCGTGCAGGCATTGGTGAGTTTTATGCAAGAATTTGAGCGTGCGCAAGGCTAGGAAATATTCATGAGCGACCAACTCAAACAATGTCGTGACCAGATTGATGCCATTGATCTCCAGTTGCTGGAGCTGGTCAATGCCCGCGCGCGTCTGGCACGTGAAATCGGCACCCTGAAAAACGGTGGCCCCATCTATCGTCCAGAACGTGAGGCGCAGGTGCTGCGCCGTCTACTGGATGCCAACCAGGGGCCACTATCTGCTGAGGCCGTTACCGCCATTTTCCGTGGCGTCATGTCCAATTGCCGTGCGCTGGAAAAAGAGCTGACCGTCGCTTTTCTCGGGCCGGTAGGCACCTTCAGTGAAGAAGCTGCCAACAAGCAGTTTGGCGGGCTGACCTCGCCCATGGAGTGTGTCTCCATTGATGAAGTCTTCCGCATGGTGGAGTCTGGGGCCGCTGATTATGGTGTGGTGCCGGTAGAAAACTCGACCGAAGGCGCAGTAGGGCGCACTCTGGATTTGCTGATGGCGACCAGCCTGCATATTTGCGGTGAGATCGAACTGCCTGTACACCACAATCTGCTGTCAACGGCGGCTGACCTCAACGATATCAAGGTCGTGTATTCCCACGCGCAATCGCTGGGGCAATGCCATGAGTGGCTGAATCGCTATTTGCCGCATGCAGAGCGTCAGGCCGTGGTCAGCAATGCCGAGGCAGCCAGCCTCGCCAAACAGGCACCCGACGGCCAGGGCGTAGCGGCGATTGCCAGCAAGCGCGCTGCCGAGCTGTTTGATTTGCAGGTGCTTGCTGCCAGCATTGAGGATGATCCGCGCAACACCACGCGTTTTCTTATTCTTGCCAACCACGATGTCGCCCCGTCCGGTCAGGACAAGACCTCACTCGTGATCGCCGCCAAGAATGTGCCAGGTGCGGTGGTTTCCCTGCTGGCGCCGCTCGCCGAGTACCAGGTCAGCATGACCAAGTTTGAGTCCCGCCCTTCGAAAATCGGCATGTGGGAGTATGTGTTTTTTGTCGATGTTGAAGGGCACCATCTCGATGCATCAGTGTCACAAGCCTTGGAAGAGCTTAAAAAACGGGCATCCATGCTCAAGGTGTTAGGTTCTTATCCCGTTGCAGTTATATGATGTAATCATCCACCCAACACGATTCGAGGCCTATGCTTATCAGTCGAGACATTTTGCGATCTGCAAGCCTGCACCCGTGGTCCCTTAGTTTCATCAACAAACGGCTTGAAACGCTATATCTGCATTACCTCATGCCCTCGGTCAAAAGCCAGGCACGCATGGGTTTGTTGCTGGGCGCCGTCATGTATGGGCTGTATGGCTTTCTGGATGTGCTGTTTGTCACGCCAGAGGCTGTGATCAAGGTCTGGTATGTGCGCACCATGGTGCTCATGATCGGCTTTGCCGTGTTTGCCATCAGCTTTACCAAAAAATTCACCCGTTATCACCAGCAGTTAATCGGTATCACCGGGCTGTTCGCGGGCATCGGCCTGTTTGCCAAGATGAGCTACCTGCCGCCCAACGCCATTAACTTCTATTACGCTGGCCTGATCATCATCACCTTCTGGTGCCACACATTCTCCGGCTTGCGTTTTGTCTACGCCACCGGGGTTTCGGTGCTGTTGTTGCTGATTTTCAATATGCTGTTCTGGGGCTTGCGTGACATGCCCAGCCTGGATATGACCAGCTATGATTTTTTCATCATCTCGGCCAATATCATTGGTGCCTTTGCCAGCTACATGAATGAAAAGCAAAGCCGCCAGCTGTTTCTGCGCGAAAAAGAGCTGGA
This genomic window contains:
- the pheA gene encoding prephenate dehydratase; the encoded protein is MSDQLKQCRDQIDAIDLQLLELVNARARLAREIGTLKNGGPIYRPEREAQVLRRLLDANQGPLSAEAVTAIFRGVMSNCRALEKELTVAFLGPVGTFSEEAANKQFGGLTSPMECVSIDEVFRMVESGAADYGVVPVENSTEGAVGRTLDLLMATSLHICGEIELPVHHNLLSTAADLNDIKVVYSHAQSLGQCHEWLNRYLPHAERQAVVSNAEAASLAKQAPDGQGVAAIASKRAAELFDLQVLAASIEDDPRNTTRFLILANHDVAPSGQDKTSLVIAAKNVPGAVVSLLAPLAEYQVSMTKFESRPSKIGMWEYVFFVDVEGHHLDASVSQALEELKKRASMLKVLGSYPVAVI
- a CDS encoding GGDEF domain-containing protein, with translation MPSVKSQARMGLLLGAVMYGLYGFLDVLFVTPEAVIKVWYVRTMVLMIGFAVFAISFTKKFTRYHQQLIGITGLFAGIGLFAKMSYLPPNAINFYYAGLIIITFWCHTFSGLRFVYATGVSVLLLLIFNMLFWGLRDMPSLDMTSYDFFIISANIIGAFASYMNEKQSRQLFLREKELDNERYLQQERALHDRLTGLPNRELLHDRIEQAIHYAARNSQVCAGLFIDLDKFKPINDTYGHAVGDMVLKEVSSRFKNVMREADTLARLGGDEFFVLAKDIQTQEEAEAFAHKLLQQLRIPLTSINAFNSNSVSASIGICMFPYPHATAIDVVRRADQAMYHVKRMSKDGIAVAAID